The following proteins come from a genomic window of Megalobrama amblycephala isolate DHTTF-2021 linkage group LG1, ASM1881202v1, whole genome shotgun sequence:
- the LOC125264242 gene encoding zonadhesin-like isoform X1, giving the protein MVEPVVKMISLLIILLYLYHPYSEVFCSPIKCDLHVSDWSDAGHVLQENKGQTEHDDNKNHFEKSNSKMKKPSFRSSEESTFKPEKLNVLVEPSFSLQSEKFSPLSRSKPSSPLPEKTRIYFSKTSFKPEKHSAPMEPSFKSEKPSVPMEHSSSPYEKSSSHPSEEPSSNPKKPSSSLQSVKSSTLPFDKSSIKLEKPSAPMKPSSSPSEKSSSHPEKPNSKPEKPSAPMEPSSKPEKPSAPMKPSSSPSEKSSSHPEKPNSKPEKPSAPMEPSSKPEKPSAPMKPSSSQSEKSSSHPEKPNSKPEKTIAPMEPSSKPEKPSAPMKPSSSPSEKSSSHPEKPSSKPEKPSAPMEHRFKSEKPSVPMEHISSTSEKSSSHPSEEPSSNPKKPSSSLQSVKSSTLPFDKSSIKLEKPSAPMKPSSSPSEKSSSHPEKPNSKPEKPSAPIEPSSSPSEKSSVKPESSSSPLPVKMSIFFSKPSSNPEKPSVPMEPSSSKNEKPSAPMEPSSSKSEKSSVKSETSSSPLPVKMSIFSKSSSNPEKPSVPMQPSLSLPSEKLRFKPDKPSAPMEPSSSPSEKSSSHPEKPSSKPEKPSAPMKPSSKPEKPSAPMERSFSLQSEKSSSHPEKPRSKPEKPSAPMEPSSKPEKPRAPMEPSSKPEKPSAPMEPSSKPEKPSAPMEPSSSLQSEKSSSHPEKPNSKPEKPSAPMEPSSKPEKPSAPMKPSSSPSEKSSSKSEKPSVPMEPSCFFHSEKFTSLPRRLVNFSCKHKPSGLMECNSSILSKKLSLKHEKPSAPPCEKSNLEPEKWSSVKSNFKPEKPSGKPFFRSRPSEEFSSSRKSLLPSENPRLYFESSSLFSETSSSVLSGQVNFRSSKLSGSFPYRSALLLEESNSLISKVNGALLLEETKSSCGSRLPAKSSTPC; this is encoded by the exons ATGGTTGAACCTGTGGTCAAAATGATTTCTTTACTTATTATTTTGTTGTATCTGTATCATCCATATAGTGAAG TGTTCTGTTCCCCAATCAAATGTGATTTGCACGTGTCTGACTGGAGTGATGCTGGGCATGTACTACAAGAAAACAAAG GACAGACTGAACATGATGACAACAAAAATCATTTTGAGAAGTCTAATTCTAAAATGAAGAAACCAAGTTTTAGGTCATCTGAGGAGTCTACTTTTAAACCTGAGAAGTTAAATGTTCTTGTGGAACCCAGTTTTTCCCTTCAATCTGAGAAGTTCAGTCCTCTATCCCGTTCTAAGCCAAGTTCTCCTCTCCCTGAGAAAACAAGAATTTACTTCTCAAAGACCAGTTTTAAACCTGAGAAACATAGTGCTCCCATGGAACCCAGCTTTAAATCTGAGAAACCTAGTGTTCCCATGGAACATAGTTCCTCTCCATATGAGAAGTCCAGCTCTCACCCTTCTGAGGAACCTAGTTCTAACCCTAAGAAACCCAGTTCCTCCCTCCAGTCAGTGAAGTCTAGCACTCTTCCCTTTGACAAGTCCAGCATTAAGCTTGAGAAACCTAGTGCTCCCATGAAACCCAGTTCCTCTCCATCTGAGAAGTCTAGCTCTCATCCAGAGAAACCCAATTCTAAACCTGAGAAACCTAGTGCTCCCATGGAACCCAGTTCTAAACCTGAGAAACCTAGTGCTCCCATGAAACCCAGTTCCTCTCCATCTGAGAAGTCTAGCTCTCATCCAGAGAAACCCAATTCTAAACCTGAGAAACCTAGTGCTCCCATGGAACCCAGTTCTAAACCTGAGAAACCTAGTGCTCCCATGAAACCCAGTTCCTCTCAATCTGAGAAGTCTAGCTCTCATCCAGAGAAACCCAATTCTAAACCTGAGAAAACTATTGCTCCCATGGAACCCAGTTCTAAACCTGAGAAACCTAGTGCTCCCATGAAACCCAGTTCCTCTCCATCTGAGAAGTCTAGCTCTCATCCAGAGAAACCCAGTTCTAAACCTGAGAAACCTAGTGCTCCCATGGAACACCGCTTTAAATCTGAGAAACCTAGTGTTCCCATGGAACATATTTCCTCTACATCTGAGAAGTCCAGCTCTCACCCTTCTGAGGAACCTAGTTCTAACCCTAAGAAACCCAGTTCCTCCCTCCAGTCAGTGAAGTCTAGCACTCTTCCCTTTGACAAGTCCAGCATTAAGCTTGAGAAACCTAGTGCTCCCATGAAACCCAGTTCCTCTCCATCTGAGAAGTCTAGCTCTCATCCAGAGAAACCCAATTCTAAACCTGAGAAACCTAGTGCTCCCATAGAACCCAGTTCCTCTCCATCTGAGAAGTCCAGTGTTAAACCTGAGAGCTCAAGTTCTCCTCTCCCAGTGAAAATGAGTATCTTCTTCTCAAAGCCAAGTTCTAACCCTGAGAAACCCAGTGTTCCTATGGAACCCAGTTCCTCTAAAAATGAGAAACCTAGTGCTCCCATGGAACCCAGTTCCTCTAAATCTGAGAAGTCCAGTGTTAAATCTGAGACCTCAAGTTCTCCTCTCCCAGTGAAAATGAGTATCTTCTCAAAGTCAAGTTCTAACCCTGAGAAACCCAGTGTTCCTATGCAACCCAGTTTGTCCCTCCCTTCTGAGAAACTCCGTTTTAAACCTGATAAACCTAGTGCTCCCATGGAACCCAGTTCCTCTCCATCTGAGAAGTCTAGCTCTCATCCTGAGAAACCCAGTTCTAAACCTGAGAAACCTAGTGCTCCCATGAAACCCAGTTCTAAACCTGAGAAACCTAGTGCTCCCATGGAACGCAGTTTCTCTCTCCAATCTGAGAAGTCTAGCTCTCATCCTGAGAAACCCCGTTCTAAACCTGAAAAACCTAGTGCTCCCATGGAACCCAGTTCAAAACCTGAGAAACCTAGAGCTCCCATGGAACCCAGTTCTAAACCTGAGAAACCAAGTGCTCCCATGGAACCCAGTTCTAAACCCGAGAAACCTAGTGCTCCCATGGAACCCAGTTCCTCCCTCCAATCTGAGAAGTCTAGCTCTCATCCTGAGAAACCCAATTCTAAACCTGAGAAACCTAGTGCTCCCATGGAACCCAGTTCTAAACCCGAGAAACCTAGTGCTCCCATGAAACCCAGTTCCTCTCCATCTGAGAAATCTAGTTCTAAATCTGAAAAACCCAGTGTTCCCATGGAACCCAGTTGTTTCTTTCACTCTGAGAAGTTTACGTCTCTTCCAAGACGTTTAGTGAACTTCAGTTGTAAACATAAACCCTCTGGCCTAATGGAATGCAACTCTTCCATCCTCTCTAAGAAGCTGAGCTTAAAACATGAGAAACCTAGTGCTCCTCCTTGTGAGAAATCTAATCTTGAACCTGAGAAGTGGTCATCTGTGAAATCCAACTTTAAACCTGAGAAACCCTCTGGGAAACCATTTTTTAGATCAAGGCCCTCTGAGGAGTTCAGTTCAAGCAGGAAGTCTCTTTTACCCTCTGAGAATCCTAGATTGTATTTTGAATCCAGTTCTCTCTTCTCCGAAACCTCAAGTTCTGTTCTCTCTGGACAAGTCAATTTTAGATCCTCTAAGTTATCTGGTTCTTTCCCCTATAGGAGTGCTTTACTACTGGAAGAATCCAATTCTCTTATCTCTAAGGTAAATGGTGCACTCCTGcttgaagaaacaaagtcttcCTGTGGTTCAAGACTACCAGCAAAATCCAGTACTCCCTG
- the LOC125264242 gene encoding zonadhesin-like isoform X2, with translation MLGMYYKKTKTEHDDNKNHFEKSNSKMKKPSFRSSEESTFKPEKLNVLVEPSFSLQSEKFSPLSRSKPSSPLPEKTRIYFSKTSFKPEKHSAPMEPSFKSEKPSVPMEHSSSPYEKSSSHPSEEPSSNPKKPSSSLQSVKSSTLPFDKSSIKLEKPSAPMKPSSSPSEKSSSHPEKPNSKPEKPSAPMEPSSKPEKPSAPMKPSSSPSEKSSSHPEKPNSKPEKPSAPMEPSSKPEKPSAPMKPSSSQSEKSSSHPEKPNSKPEKTIAPMEPSSKPEKPSAPMKPSSSPSEKSSSHPEKPSSKPEKPSAPMEHRFKSEKPSVPMEHISSTSEKSSSHPSEEPSSNPKKPSSSLQSVKSSTLPFDKSSIKLEKPSAPMKPSSSPSEKSSSHPEKPNSKPEKPSAPIEPSSSPSEKSSVKPESSSSPLPVKMSIFFSKPSSNPEKPSVPMEPSSSKNEKPSAPMEPSSSKSEKSSVKSETSSSPLPVKMSIFSKSSSNPEKPSVPMQPSLSLPSEKLRFKPDKPSAPMEPSSSPSEKSSSHPEKPSSKPEKPSAPMKPSSKPEKPSAPMERSFSLQSEKSSSHPEKPRSKPEKPSAPMEPSSKPEKPRAPMEPSSKPEKPSAPMEPSSKPEKPSAPMEPSSSLQSEKSSSHPEKPNSKPEKPSAPMEPSSKPEKPSAPMKPSSSPSEKSSSKSEKPSVPMEPSCFFHSEKFTSLPRRLVNFSCKHKPSGLMECNSSILSKKLSLKHEKPSAPPCEKSNLEPEKWSSVKSNFKPEKPSGKPFFRSRPSEEFSSSRKSLLPSENPRLYFESSSLFSETSSSVLSGQVNFRSSKLSGSFPYRSALLLEESNSLISKVNGALLLEETKSSCGSRLPAKSSTPC, from the exons ATGCTGGGCATGTACTACAAGAAAACAAAG ACTGAACATGATGACAACAAAAATCATTTTGAGAAGTCTAATTCTAAAATGAAGAAACCAAGTTTTAGGTCATCTGAGGAGTCTACTTTTAAACCTGAGAAGTTAAATGTTCTTGTGGAACCCAGTTTTTCCCTTCAATCTGAGAAGTTCAGTCCTCTATCCCGTTCTAAGCCAAGTTCTCCTCTCCCTGAGAAAACAAGAATTTACTTCTCAAAGACCAGTTTTAAACCTGAGAAACATAGTGCTCCCATGGAACCCAGCTTTAAATCTGAGAAACCTAGTGTTCCCATGGAACATAGTTCCTCTCCATATGAGAAGTCCAGCTCTCACCCTTCTGAGGAACCTAGTTCTAACCCTAAGAAACCCAGTTCCTCCCTCCAGTCAGTGAAGTCTAGCACTCTTCCCTTTGACAAGTCCAGCATTAAGCTTGAGAAACCTAGTGCTCCCATGAAACCCAGTTCCTCTCCATCTGAGAAGTCTAGCTCTCATCCAGAGAAACCCAATTCTAAACCTGAGAAACCTAGTGCTCCCATGGAACCCAGTTCTAAACCTGAGAAACCTAGTGCTCCCATGAAACCCAGTTCCTCTCCATCTGAGAAGTCTAGCTCTCATCCAGAGAAACCCAATTCTAAACCTGAGAAACCTAGTGCTCCCATGGAACCCAGTTCTAAACCTGAGAAACCTAGTGCTCCCATGAAACCCAGTTCCTCTCAATCTGAGAAGTCTAGCTCTCATCCAGAGAAACCCAATTCTAAACCTGAGAAAACTATTGCTCCCATGGAACCCAGTTCTAAACCTGAGAAACCTAGTGCTCCCATGAAACCCAGTTCCTCTCCATCTGAGAAGTCTAGCTCTCATCCAGAGAAACCCAGTTCTAAACCTGAGAAACCTAGTGCTCCCATGGAACACCGCTTTAAATCTGAGAAACCTAGTGTTCCCATGGAACATATTTCCTCTACATCTGAGAAGTCCAGCTCTCACCCTTCTGAGGAACCTAGTTCTAACCCTAAGAAACCCAGTTCCTCCCTCCAGTCAGTGAAGTCTAGCACTCTTCCCTTTGACAAGTCCAGCATTAAGCTTGAGAAACCTAGTGCTCCCATGAAACCCAGTTCCTCTCCATCTGAGAAGTCTAGCTCTCATCCAGAGAAACCCAATTCTAAACCTGAGAAACCTAGTGCTCCCATAGAACCCAGTTCCTCTCCATCTGAGAAGTCCAGTGTTAAACCTGAGAGCTCAAGTTCTCCTCTCCCAGTGAAAATGAGTATCTTCTTCTCAAAGCCAAGTTCTAACCCTGAGAAACCCAGTGTTCCTATGGAACCCAGTTCCTCTAAAAATGAGAAACCTAGTGCTCCCATGGAACCCAGTTCCTCTAAATCTGAGAAGTCCAGTGTTAAATCTGAGACCTCAAGTTCTCCTCTCCCAGTGAAAATGAGTATCTTCTCAAAGTCAAGTTCTAACCCTGAGAAACCCAGTGTTCCTATGCAACCCAGTTTGTCCCTCCCTTCTGAGAAACTCCGTTTTAAACCTGATAAACCTAGTGCTCCCATGGAACCCAGTTCCTCTCCATCTGAGAAGTCTAGCTCTCATCCTGAGAAACCCAGTTCTAAACCTGAGAAACCTAGTGCTCCCATGAAACCCAGTTCTAAACCTGAGAAACCTAGTGCTCCCATGGAACGCAGTTTCTCTCTCCAATCTGAGAAGTCTAGCTCTCATCCTGAGAAACCCCGTTCTAAACCTGAAAAACCTAGTGCTCCCATGGAACCCAGTTCAAAACCTGAGAAACCTAGAGCTCCCATGGAACCCAGTTCTAAACCTGAGAAACCAAGTGCTCCCATGGAACCCAGTTCTAAACCCGAGAAACCTAGTGCTCCCATGGAACCCAGTTCCTCCCTCCAATCTGAGAAGTCTAGCTCTCATCCTGAGAAACCCAATTCTAAACCTGAGAAACCTAGTGCTCCCATGGAACCCAGTTCTAAACCCGAGAAACCTAGTGCTCCCATGAAACCCAGTTCCTCTCCATCTGAGAAATCTAGTTCTAAATCTGAAAAACCCAGTGTTCCCATGGAACCCAGTTGTTTCTTTCACTCTGAGAAGTTTACGTCTCTTCCAAGACGTTTAGTGAACTTCAGTTGTAAACATAAACCCTCTGGCCTAATGGAATGCAACTCTTCCATCCTCTCTAAGAAGCTGAGCTTAAAACATGAGAAACCTAGTGCTCCTCCTTGTGAGAAATCTAATCTTGAACCTGAGAAGTGGTCATCTGTGAAATCCAACTTTAAACCTGAGAAACCCTCTGGGAAACCATTTTTTAGATCAAGGCCCTCTGAGGAGTTCAGTTCAAGCAGGAAGTCTCTTTTACCCTCTGAGAATCCTAGATTGTATTTTGAATCCAGTTCTCTCTTCTCCGAAACCTCAAGTTCTGTTCTCTCTGGACAAGTCAATTTTAGATCCTCTAAGTTATCTGGTTCTTTCCCCTATAGGAGTGCTTTACTACTGGAAGAATCCAATTCTCTTATCTCTAAGGTAAATGGTGCACTCCTGcttgaagaaacaaagtcttcCTGTGGTTCAAGACTACCAGCAAAATCCAGTACTCCCTG